A region of bacterium DNA encodes the following proteins:
- a CDS encoding deoxynucleoside kinase, with amino-acid sequence MTQRDDIKFIAVDGIVKRDNTALAKALSSVMHAEPMLEENAVTPMIDFQSSDPKDFLFKKHILRLIDRYKQQRQLRQTEIFYERVVTDYLFYTDRIYANLKLDSGDLQVYEALLDSMEKELPIPDMVIYLQSNPETVMDKLATNYGLRGKHAIDAGYIQSLNDEFNQFFLHFAWSPVLIVNGNQFHSSDHRLTQDLLQKVLKHDSGIAYYNPPVSE; translated from the coding sequence GTGACGCAACGAGACGACATAAAATTTATTGCCGTTGATGGTATTGTCAAACGCGATAATACGGCCTTGGCCAAAGCTTTATCTTCGGTCATGCATGCCGAACCGATGCTTGAGGAAAATGCCGTCACGCCGATGATCGATTTTCAAAGCTCGGATCCAAAAGATTTTCTTTTTAAAAAACATATTCTACGCCTTATTGATCGATATAAACAGCAGCGTCAGTTGAGACAAACAGAAATTTTCTATGAACGCGTCGTTACGGATTATTTATTTTATACCGACCGCATTTATGCAAATCTGAAATTAGATTCAGGCGACTTGCAAGTTTATGAGGCGTTGCTCGATTCTATGGAAAAAGAATTGCCCATTCCTGACATGGTTATTTATTTACAGAGCAATCCCGAAACCGTTATGGATAAGCTGGCAACGAATTATGGTTTGCGCGGAAAACATGCCATCGATGCCGGTTATATTCAAAGTCTCAACGATGAATTTAATCAGTTTTTTCTGCATTTTGCATGGTCGCCGGTGCTGATCGTCAACGGCAATCAATTTCATTCTTCCGATCATCGATTGACCCAGGATCTTCTGCAAAAAGTTTTAAAACATGACAGCGGTATCGCTTATTATAATCCTCCGGTGAGTGAGTAA
- the folK gene encoding 2-amino-4-hydroxy-6-hydroxymethyldihydropteridine diphosphokinase, which produces MKASSVHSVYLSLGSNIGDRKDFLNRALTMIGGVTIVSPFYETAPVGDESQDDFLNCAALIEAEEKPEALHQRLLSVEKQLGRERRAVWGPRTIDIDIIFFDDLIVNSDTLIIPHPRFAERNFVLVPLADIAPDFQCPVLKTTVSELLRRSPDKHAVKKIF; this is translated from the coding sequence ATGAAAGCTTCATCCGTACATTCTGTATACCTTAGTTTAGGCTCAAATATTGGTGACCGGAAAGATTTTTTGAATCGCGCGCTTACGATGATTGGCGGCGTCACAATTGTTTCACCCTTCTATGAGACAGCGCCTGTGGGCGACGAATCTCAGGATGATTTTCTCAATTGCGCTGCGTTGATCGAAGCGGAAGAAAAACCTGAAGCGTTGCACCAAAGGCTTTTATCGGTTGAAAAACAGCTTGGCCGTGAACGCCGAGCCGTCTGGGGACCGCGTACAATTGATATCGATATTATTTTTTTTGACGATCTGATCGTCAACTCGGACACTCTGATTATCCCGCATCCGCGATTTGCTGAACGTAATTTTGTGTTGGTGCCGTTAGCGGATATAGCGCCGGATTTTCAATGTCCCGTTTTAAAAACAACTGTTAGTGAATTGTTACGCCGGTCACCGGATAAGCATGCTGTAAAAAAAATATTTTAA
- the folB gene encoding dihydroneopterin aldolase produces MIVYAHHGAIEEERRLGQRFEIDVEMGLDFSHAAEEDKLELSIDYEKVYNKIIEVVTEKKYYLIEAVAEKIAKKILTSFTVEEVTVRVRKPSVPIKGSLDHVEVEITRRR; encoded by the coding sequence ATGATTGTATATGCACACCATGGCGCGATCGAAGAGGAACGCCGGCTGGGGCAACGGTTTGAAATCGACGTCGAAATGGGATTGGATTTCTCACACGCCGCTGAAGAGGATAAACTTGAATTGTCAATCGATTATGAAAAAGTTTATAATAAAATCATCGAAGTGGTAACGGAAAAAAAATATTACCTGATCGAGGCTGTTGCCGAAAAAATTGCCAAGAAAATTTTAACTTCCTTTACGGTCGAAGAAGTCACCGTGCGCGTGCGCAAGCCAAGCGTGCCGATTAAAGGTTCGCTCGATCACGTCGAAGTCGAAATCACCCGGCGCCGGTGA
- a CDS encoding LL-diaminopimelate aminotransferase: MFQLARRFEKIPPHLFAEVDRLKREAIARGQDVIDLGVGDPDIPTPQPIINALAEALKNPANHRYPYQAGSMRYREAIVSFLKRRYNVQLDPVKNIIPLIGTKEGLAHFPIAFVNPGDVVLSPDPGYPAYVTGTALADAELYRLPLLKKNKFLMDIDTIPDHVRKKARLLFFNYPNNPTTAPADIDYFNKIGRFCKANNIIGAHDAAYQELFFEKAPPSFLQVEGSSEIGIEFHSLSKTFNMTGWRAGFAAGEASLIAGLNRIKTNIDTGLFLGIQEAAAFALDHVEELSAPMIHLYKKRRDVVIDGLNKTPIRAEIPSGTIYVWAELPDGMNSMDFAIKLVNEKGVVVTPGAGLGTACASYFRIALTTNEARLAEAVQRISEFCKTEI; the protein is encoded by the coding sequence ATGTTTCAATTAGCCAGACGTTTTGAAAAAATTCCGCCGCATTTATTTGCCGAAGTCGACCGGTTGAAGCGCGAAGCGATTGCCCGTGGTCAGGACGTGATAGATCTGGGCGTCGGCGATCCCGATATTCCCACGCCGCAACCTATCATTAACGCCCTGGCGGAAGCGCTGAAGAATCCTGCCAATCACCGGTATCCGTATCAAGCCGGTTCCATGCGCTACCGTGAGGCTATAGTAAGTTTTTTAAAGCGCCGGTATAATGTTCAACTTGATCCTGTCAAAAATATCATTCCGCTCATCGGTACGAAAGAAGGACTGGCTCATTTTCCGATTGCTTTTGTTAATCCTGGCGACGTCGTTTTATCACCTGATCCCGGTTATCCGGCGTATGTTACCGGAACCGCGCTTGCTGATGCGGAATTGTACCGCCTGCCGTTGTTGAAGAAGAATAAATTTTTAATGGATATTGACACCATTCCGGATCATGTTCGTAAGAAAGCGCGGTTACTTTTTTTTAATTATCCCAATAATCCAACGACAGCTCCGGCGGATATCGACTACTTCAATAAAATCGGCCGATTCTGCAAAGCCAATAACATTATCGGTGCGCATGATGCGGCGTATCAGGAATTGTTTTTTGAAAAGGCGCCACCGAGTTTTCTTCAGGTCGAAGGATCATCGGAAATAGGAATTGAATTTCATTCCCTTTCCAAAACATTTAACATGACGGGCTGGCGCGCCGGATTTGCCGCCGGCGAAGCCTCGCTCATTGCAGGACTTAATCGAATCAAAACCAATATCGATACGGGATTATTTTTGGGAATCCAGGAAGCCGCGGCATTTGCACTCGATCACGTAGAAGAATTATCCGCTCCGATGATCCATTTGTATAAAAAACGGCGGGATGTTGTGATCGACGGATTAAATAAAACCCCGATCCGTGCTGAAATTCCGTCGGGAACAATTTATGTCTGGGCGGAGTTGCCGGATGGAATGAATTCGATGGATTTTGCGATCAAGCTGGTCAACGAAAAAGGCGTCGTTGTGACGCCGGGCGCAGGACTGGGAACAGCTTGTGCGAGCTATTTCCGAATTGCCTTGACGACAAACGAAGCCCGGCTTGCTGAAGCCGTACAGCGAATCAGCGAATTTTGTAAAACTGAAATATGA